In one Mycobacteroides chelonae genomic region, the following are encoded:
- a CDS encoding serine hydrolase domain-containing protein gives MPQPNSAFDAALAPIRAAVNDRILAGAVTLVWQGGQLKHLAATGYRDVEAGLSMAENTIFRIASMTKPVISAAAMALVDDGTIRLNDPITTWLPEFADMRVLKDPGGPLDDTFRAPRTITVEDLLTHRSGLTYDFIATGPIAKAYQPLHTATFSEPDAWIAAIAALPLVYPPGERFHYSHSTDVLGLLIARAAGLPLNELLRQRILDPLRMSDTDFFVPEHKAGRLARLYGLDDHDQVVAADRGYLTSMPTSAPALCRGGGALASTAGDYLTFARALLGGGEADGVRILSPESTAALRANRLTPAQRELPAFGLPYWTGRGFGLGLSVVLDPNAAALFGPGGAGTFGWPGAFGTWWHADPKADAILMFLPQWRMPDLDPKAALASTSTLRLQLLHIQFAQAVYAAL, from the coding sequence GGTGTGGCAGGGCGGGCAGCTCAAACACCTGGCCGCGACCGGATACCGCGATGTCGAGGCGGGCCTGTCCATGGCCGAGAACACCATTTTCCGTATCGCTTCCATGACCAAGCCGGTCATCAGCGCGGCAGCCATGGCCCTCGTCGACGACGGCACGATCCGCTTGAACGATCCGATCACCACGTGGCTGCCGGAGTTCGCCGACATGCGGGTGCTCAAGGATCCGGGTGGGCCGTTGGATGACACGTTCCGGGCGCCCCGCACCATCACGGTGGAGGATCTGCTGACCCACCGCAGCGGTCTGACCTACGACTTCATTGCGACCGGACCTATCGCGAAGGCCTATCAGCCACTGCACACGGCGACATTCAGTGAGCCCGACGCATGGATAGCGGCCATCGCCGCGCTGCCGCTGGTGTACCCACCCGGAGAGCGTTTCCACTACAGCCATTCGACCGATGTGCTCGGGTTACTGATCGCCCGCGCAGCCGGGCTGCCGCTCAACGAGCTGCTGCGTCAACGAATCCTGGATCCGCTGCGCATGTCGGATACCGACTTCTTCGTTCCCGAACACAAGGCCGGACGACTGGCACGCCTGTATGGCCTCGACGATCACGACCAGGTCGTGGCGGCCGACCGTGGCTATCTCACCTCGATGCCCACGTCGGCCCCGGCGCTGTGTCGTGGCGGCGGCGCGCTGGCAAGTACCGCAGGCGACTACCTGACCTTTGCGCGGGCACTGCTGGGTGGCGGCGAGGCCGACGGGGTCCGCATTCTCTCCCCGGAGTCCACCGCGGCATTGCGCGCCAACCGGCTCACCCCCGCTCAGCGAGAACTGCCGGCATTCGGCCTGCCGTACTGGACCGGACGCGGCTTCGGTCTGGGCTTGTCGGTCGTCCTGGATCCGAATGCGGCCGCGTTGTTCGGCCCCGGCGGCGCCGGCACCTTCGGCTGGCCTGGCGCGTTCGGAACATGGTGGCACGCCGACCCGAAGGCCGACGCGATCCTCATGTTCTTGCCGCAGTGGCGGATGCCCGACCTGGACCCCAAAGCCGCGTTGGCGAGCACATCCACCCTGCGTCTGCAGCTGTTGCACATTCAGTTCGCGCAGGCCGTCTACGCCGCGCTGTGA
- a CDS encoding class I SAM-dependent methyltransferase, which translates to MTENLQDMFESSYRGEAPEQLAARPPWSIGQPQPEILTLIEQGKVHGDVLDAGCGEAATALYLAERGHAAVGLDAAPTAIELAKGYAAERGLTNVTFDVADISNFTGYDGRFGTIIDSTLFHSMPVALREGYQQSIVRAAAPGATYIVLVFDKAGFPPDIDGPYPVTEPELRAIVSKFWTIDDISPARLYANGEGFKDGAAQSFAEVREEPNGRVSMAGWLLQAHLD; encoded by the coding sequence ATGACCGAGAACCTGCAAGACATGTTCGAATCCTCGTATCGGGGTGAGGCGCCCGAGCAGCTCGCCGCTCGGCCGCCGTGGAGCATCGGGCAGCCGCAGCCTGAAATCCTGACGCTCATCGAGCAGGGCAAGGTGCACGGCGACGTGTTGGATGCCGGGTGTGGGGAGGCCGCGACCGCTCTGTACCTCGCCGAGCGAGGCCATGCCGCCGTCGGCCTGGACGCCGCGCCCACGGCGATCGAGCTGGCCAAGGGTTATGCGGCCGAGCGCGGCCTGACCAATGTCACCTTTGACGTTGCCGACATCTCGAACTTCACGGGGTACGACGGACGCTTCGGGACGATCATCGACTCGACGCTGTTCCATTCGATGCCCGTCGCCTTGCGTGAGGGATATCAGCAGTCGATCGTGCGTGCCGCGGCACCGGGCGCCACGTACATCGTGCTGGTTTTCGACAAGGCGGGCTTTCCCCCGGACATCGACGGGCCCTATCCCGTCACCGAACCCGAGCTGCGCGCGATCGTCTCCAAGTTCTGGACCATCGACGACATCAGCCCGGCGCGGCTGTACGCCAACGGCGAGGGATTCAAGGACGGCGCGGCGCAGAGCTTCGCCGAAGTCCGTGAAGAGCCCAACGGCCGAGTCTCGATGGCGGGCTGGCTGCTACAGGCGCACCTGGACTGA
- a CDS encoding DUF4259 domain-containing protein, which yields MGAWGAGPFDNDDAADFLGDLRQSDDIELQLARCLRLANADYLEAPEGSAVVAAAAVIALRCSGEVDAGAERWSEVVADIAIKQTQVYALAVLARGAIARVQAPGSELADLWTDADPAEWVAEVAAIERSLRGVEGDGYQDWAPYPDLTNAATVGLRDPKVALDALRAVVDISEVSAFVLDREPAEQSEGLWQEVALTDGRRLVMWHGEDKTGLLGSSEFTSSIRVIPLGAITDRQLKTTYQQLGTERSLLAVELWLSTVTPEKSRAVSISETEWEVQDFYFAKSIVDGGLAQMERLLQFGRAVAQRV from the coding sequence GTGGGAGCCTGGGGTGCTGGACCGTTTGACAACGATGACGCTGCTGACTTCTTGGGCGATCTCAGGCAGAGCGACGATATCGAGCTTCAACTGGCGCGATGCCTGCGTCTGGCGAATGCTGACTACCTAGAGGCGCCGGAGGGATCGGCGGTGGTCGCTGCCGCTGCGGTGATTGCCCTGCGATGTTCGGGCGAGGTCGATGCGGGCGCGGAGCGGTGGTCGGAAGTGGTGGCCGACATCGCCATAAAGCAAACCCAGGTGTATGCGCTTGCGGTCCTGGCGCGCGGCGCGATCGCCCGGGTTCAGGCTCCGGGCAGTGAGCTCGCCGACCTGTGGACCGATGCGGATCCCGCTGAGTGGGTGGCTGAGGTGGCGGCTATCGAGCGTTCACTGCGCGGTGTCGAGGGGGATGGGTACCAGGACTGGGCCCCGTATCCGGACCTCACCAACGCCGCGACCGTCGGACTCCGGGACCCGAAGGTGGCGCTCGACGCGCTGCGAGCGGTGGTCGACATCTCGGAGGTGTCTGCATTCGTTCTGGATCGTGAACCAGCTGAGCAGTCGGAAGGTCTGTGGCAGGAGGTGGCGCTGACCGACGGCCGCAGGCTTGTGATGTGGCACGGCGAGGACAAGACCGGACTGCTCGGCTCCTCCGAGTTCACTTCATCGATCCGTGTGATTCCGCTGGGCGCGATCACCGACCGTCAGCTGAAGACGACGTATCAACAGCTTGGTACGGAGCGCTCGCTGCTCGCCGTCGAACTGTGGCTCTCGACGGTGACTCCGGAAAAGAGTCGTGCGGTCTCCATCTCGGAAACCGAATGGGAAGTGCAGGATTTCTACTTCGCCAAGTCGATCGTGGACGGCGGTCTCGCGCAGATGGAACGGCTTCTTCAATTCGGACGGGCGGTGGCACAACGTGTTTGA
- a CDS encoding nitroreductase family deazaflavin-dependent oxidoreductase, translating to MTEPSGSEQSFNEANIAEFRANGGNVGGQFEGFPLMLLTSTGAKSGAERVNPLAYFDIDGKAYIVGSSAGRPKNPAWVANLRANPDVAVEIGANPKTKATAVELPRAERDRVFEIVKQRAPGFAEYETLTDRVIPVFEIRLD from the coding sequence ATGACCGAACCATCGGGCAGCGAGCAATCATTCAACGAGGCCAACATCGCCGAGTTCCGCGCCAACGGCGGCAATGTTGGCGGCCAATTCGAGGGTTTTCCGCTCATGCTCTTGACGAGCACTGGAGCCAAATCGGGCGCCGAACGCGTGAACCCGTTGGCCTACTTCGATATCGACGGCAAGGCCTACATCGTCGGTTCGTCGGCGGGAAGACCGAAGAATCCCGCCTGGGTGGCGAACCTGCGCGCCAACCCCGATGTCGCCGTGGAGATCGGCGCCAACCCGAAAACAAAGGCCACGGCCGTCGAACTCCCCCGCGCCGAGCGTGATCGAGTGTTCGAGATCGTCAAACAGCGCGCACCCGGATTCGCCGAGTACGAGACCCTCACGGACCGGGTGATCCCCGTGTTCGAGATACGCCTCGACTGA
- the nusB gene encoding transcription antitermination factor NusB, protein MADSGSTGRASAKGGRRKARKRAVDLLFEAEARDMTAAAVADERRGLAEAKPDVEPLNPYTVTVAHGVTEHATHIDELISSHLQGWTLARLPAVDRAIMRVAVWELLHAEDVPEVVAVDEAVELAKQLSTDESPAFVNGVLGQLMLVTPHIRGGSASGSAE, encoded by the coding sequence ATGGCTGATAGCGGTTCGACCGGCCGCGCCTCCGCCAAGGGCGGCCGCCGCAAGGCGCGTAAGCGGGCAGTGGACCTGCTGTTCGAGGCCGAGGCGCGGGATATGACGGCAGCCGCCGTGGCCGATGAGCGTCGCGGCCTGGCGGAGGCGAAGCCCGACGTGGAGCCGCTGAACCCCTACACGGTGACGGTCGCGCACGGTGTCACCGAGCACGCCACGCACATCGACGAGCTGATCTCCTCGCATCTGCAGGGATGGACGCTGGCCAGGCTGCCCGCGGTGGACCGCGCGATCATGCGCGTCGCGGTGTGGGAGCTGCTCCATGCCGAGGACGTGCCCGAGGTGGTGGCCGTCGACGAAGCGGTCGAACTGGCCAAGCAGCTTTCCACCGATGAGTCACCGGCGTTCGTGAACGGTGTGCTGGGTCAGCTCATGCTGGTGACCCCGCACATCCGGGGTGGCTCGGCTTCCGGCTCCGCGGAATAG
- the efp gene encoding elongation factor P: MASTADFKNGLVLNIDGQLWQITEFQHVKPGKGPAFVRTKLKNVLSGKVVDKTFNAGVKVETATVDRRDTTYLYRDGDSFVFMDSQDYEQHHLTPELVGDAHRFLLESMTVQVAFNEGAPLYIELPVSVELVVTHTEPGLQGDRSSAGTKPATMETGAEIQVPLFINTGDRLKVDTRDASYLGRVNG; this comes from the coding sequence GTGGCTTCAACCGCCGATTTCAAGAACGGCCTGGTGCTCAACATCGATGGTCAGCTGTGGCAGATCACCGAGTTCCAGCACGTGAAGCCCGGTAAGGGACCGGCGTTCGTGCGCACCAAGCTCAAGAACGTGCTGTCGGGCAAGGTCGTCGACAAGACCTTCAACGCGGGCGTGAAGGTCGAGACCGCGACCGTCGACCGGCGCGACACCACCTACCTGTACCGCGACGGCGACTCGTTCGTGTTCATGGACAGCCAGGATTACGAGCAGCATCACCTCACTCCCGAGCTGGTCGGCGACGCACACCGGTTCCTGCTGGAGAGCATGACCGTGCAGGTCGCGTTCAACGAGGGCGCGCCGTTGTACATCGAGCTGCCGGTGTCGGTCGAGCTGGTGGTGACGCACACCGAGCCGGGCCTGCAGGGTGATCGTTCCAGTGCGGGCACCAAGCCGGCGACGATGGAAACCGGCGCCGAGATCCAGGTGCCGCTGTTCATCAACACCGGTGACCGCCTCAAGGTCGACACGCGCGACGCCAGCTACCTCGGCCGCGTGAATGGCTGA
- a CDS encoding M24 family metallopeptidase, with protein MTTVLSHIDRRERLREGLRADGLDALLITDLVNIRYLTGFTGSAAALWVAASDGADEKATVLCTDGRYRTQAAAQVPDLRALIDRGYGAALIASAAAGRAGFESHVVTVDGFDKLSAAAGHVELVRAPNRVEKLREVKDESEVLILERACAAADTALSALIETGGIRPGRTERDVARDLENLMCEHGADGASFETIVAAGPHSAIPHHRPTDAVLATGDFVKIDFGALVAGYHSDMTRTLVLGSVSPWQQEIYELVLAAQAAGREALAPGASLKGVDAAARDVIAAAGYGQNFGHGLGHGVGLQIHEAPGIGAGATGTLLAGSAVTVEPGVYLPDRGGVRIEDTLVVRPDGPELLTRFPKELTVIN; from the coding sequence ATGACGACCGTCCTCAGCCATATCGATCGCCGGGAACGACTGCGCGAGGGTCTGCGCGCCGACGGACTCGATGCGCTTCTGATCACCGACCTGGTCAACATTCGCTATCTGACGGGTTTCACGGGGTCCGCCGCCGCACTATGGGTGGCCGCGAGCGACGGAGCGGATGAGAAGGCGACCGTGTTGTGCACCGATGGCCGCTACCGCACCCAAGCCGCCGCGCAGGTTCCGGATCTGCGTGCACTGATCGACCGTGGCTACGGCGCGGCGCTGATCGCGTCGGCCGCCGCCGGGCGCGCAGGATTCGAAAGCCACGTGGTCACCGTCGACGGATTCGACAAATTGAGCGCGGCGGCCGGGCACGTCGAGTTGGTCCGGGCCCCGAACCGGGTGGAGAAACTCCGGGAAGTGAAGGACGAATCCGAGGTACTCATCCTCGAAAGAGCCTGCGCTGCAGCAGATACCGCGTTATCTGCCTTGATCGAGACGGGCGGGATCCGGCCTGGGCGCACCGAGCGTGATGTCGCCCGCGACCTGGAGAACCTCATGTGTGAACACGGAGCCGACGGCGCGTCGTTCGAGACCATCGTCGCGGCCGGCCCGCATTCGGCGATACCGCACCACCGACCCACCGACGCGGTGCTGGCCACCGGCGACTTCGTAAAGATCGACTTCGGTGCACTGGTCGCCGGGTATCACTCGGACATGACCCGCACCCTGGTGCTGGGATCGGTGTCGCCGTGGCAGCAGGAGATCTACGAACTGGTGCTGGCCGCACAGGCAGCGGGGCGGGAGGCCCTGGCGCCCGGGGCATCGCTGAAGGGTGTGGACGCCGCGGCCCGCGATGTCATCGCCGCCGCCGGATACGGACAGAACTTCGGTCACGGCCTCGGCCACGGTGTGGGGTTGCAGATCCACGAAGCACCGGGTATCGGTGCCGGCGCCACCGGTACACTGCTTGCTGGCTCGGCGGTGACAGTCGAGCCAGGGGTCTACCTGCCCGACCGGGGCGGAGTCCGGATCGAGGACACGCTCGTGGTGCGGCCCGACGGGCCGGAGCTATTGACCCGGTTCCCCAAGGAACTCACCGTCATTAATTGA
- a CDS encoding B-4DMT family transporter: protein MPEAGTRSMTAQWLTRGAVFAVFMVLIRVIQGLAISVWETHGTLINITLVLVFVAAVVVWAVTDGRGDARRNPDPDRREDLAMWWLLGGIFAGAVSGLVIWLISLFNEGIYAAGVLAELTTTAAFVALLVFGPAMVGVFAGRLLVDRKEKEHAALQQSDTDVFQAVQDEVDVTK from the coding sequence ATGCCCGAAGCTGGAACACGTTCCATGACCGCGCAATGGCTTACCCGTGGCGCCGTCTTCGCCGTCTTTATGGTGCTGATTCGCGTGATACAGGGTCTGGCCATCAGCGTCTGGGAGACCCACGGCACCCTCATCAACATCACGCTGGTTCTGGTGTTCGTCGCGGCGGTGGTGGTCTGGGCGGTCACCGACGGCCGCGGCGATGCCCGGCGCAACCCCGATCCGGACCGCCGTGAAGATCTGGCCATGTGGTGGCTGCTGGGCGGCATCTTCGCCGGTGCGGTCAGCGGCCTGGTGATCTGGCTGATCAGCCTGTTCAACGAGGGAATCTACGCGGCGGGCGTCCTGGCGGAGCTCACCACCACCGCGGCATTCGTGGCGCTGCTGGTGTTCGGACCCGCCATGGTCGGCGTATTCGCGGGCCGACTGCTAGTGGACCGCAAGGAAAAGGAGCACGCCGCGCTACAGCAGTCGGATACCGACGTGTTCCAGGCGGTTCAGGACGAAGTGGACGTCACGAAGTAG
- the aroQ gene encoding type II 3-dehydroquinate dehydratase has translation MTIQVLNGPNLGRLGKREAAVYGSVTYEELVSLVGSEADSLGVDVQVRQTDSEAELLGWIHDAADAKDPVILNAGAFTHTSVALRDACAELTAGLIEVHISNVYAREEFRHKSYLSALATGVIVGLGVQGYLLALRYFVTSTSS, from the coding sequence GTGACGATCCAGGTTCTCAACGGCCCCAATCTCGGCCGTCTCGGTAAACGGGAGGCCGCCGTCTACGGCAGTGTCACCTACGAGGAGCTGGTGTCACTCGTTGGGTCCGAAGCGGACTCGTTGGGTGTGGATGTCCAGGTGCGGCAGACCGACAGCGAAGCCGAATTGCTCGGCTGGATTCACGATGCCGCGGACGCCAAGGATCCGGTGATCCTGAATGCGGGCGCGTTCACCCACACGTCGGTTGCGCTACGGGATGCGTGTGCCGAATTGACGGCCGGATTGATCGAGGTGCACATCTCGAATGTGTATGCACGCGAGGAGTTTCGGCACAAGTCGTACCTCAGTGCGTTGGCCACCGGGGTGATTGTGGGGCTCGGCGTGCAGGGATACCTGCTGGCGCTGCGCTACTTCGTGACGTCCACTTCGTCCTGA
- the aroB gene encoding 3-dehydroquinate synthase — MTSAEPTTITVEVNPPYPVIVGTGLLGELVGALKGSDKVAILHQPTLAATAEEIRKTLADTGIDAHRVEIPDAEAGKDLAVLGFIWEVLGRIGIGRKDAVVSLGGGAATDTAGFAAATWLRGVKVVHVPTTLLAMVDAAVGGKTGINTEAGKNLVGAFHQPGAVLVDLATLDSLPRNEIVAGMAEVVKAGFIADPVILELIEADPEAAIDPSKPVLRELIERSIAVKAKVVAADEKEAELREILNYGHTLGHAIERRERYRWRHGAAVSVGLVFAAELGRLAGRLDDETADRHARVLSALGLPTRYDADALGQLVESMQGDKKTRSGILRFVVLDGLAKPGRLEGPDPSLLAAAYSVVAGPTTGEGVML, encoded by the coding sequence ATGACTAGCGCCGAGCCGACGACGATCACCGTCGAGGTGAACCCGCCCTACCCGGTTATCGTGGGAACGGGTCTATTGGGTGAGTTGGTGGGCGCGCTCAAAGGCTCCGACAAGGTGGCGATACTGCATCAGCCCACCCTCGCGGCCACCGCCGAGGAAATTCGGAAGACCCTGGCCGACACCGGAATCGATGCGCATCGGGTCGAGATTCCCGACGCCGAGGCAGGCAAGGATCTGGCCGTGCTCGGATTCATCTGGGAGGTACTCGGCCGCATCGGCATAGGGCGCAAAGACGCCGTCGTCAGCCTGGGGGGAGGGGCCGCCACCGATACCGCCGGTTTCGCCGCCGCCACGTGGTTGCGCGGCGTGAAGGTGGTGCACGTACCCACCACGCTGCTCGCGATGGTCGATGCCGCGGTCGGCGGCAAGACGGGCATCAACACCGAGGCGGGCAAGAACCTCGTCGGCGCATTTCACCAGCCGGGGGCGGTGCTAGTGGACCTGGCGACCCTCGACTCGTTGCCGCGCAACGAAATCGTTGCAGGTATGGCCGAAGTGGTGAAGGCAGGATTCATCGCCGATCCGGTCATCCTCGAGCTCATCGAGGCCGACCCGGAGGCTGCGATCGATCCGTCCAAGCCGGTGTTGCGCGAGCTCATCGAACGCTCCATCGCGGTCAAGGCCAAGGTGGTGGCCGCCGACGAGAAGGAAGCCGAGCTACGCGAGATCCTCAACTACGGCCACACCCTCGGTCATGCGATCGAGCGGCGCGAGCGGTACCGGTGGCGCCACGGTGCCGCCGTGTCGGTCGGTCTGGTGTTCGCAGCCGAACTGGGGCGCTTGGCCGGACGCCTGGACGACGAGACCGCCGATCGCCACGCGCGAGTGCTCTCGGCGCTCGGGCTGCCGACACGTTACGACGCCGACGCACTGGGACAGCTCGTCGAATCGATGCAGGGCGATAAGAAGACCCGCTCGGGCATACTGCGATTCGTGGTGCTTGACGGGTTGGCCAAGCCGGGACGACTGGAAGGCCCCGACCCGTCACTGCTGGCCGCCGCGTACTCGGTGGTGGCAGGGCCGACCACTGGTGAGGGAGTGATGTTGTGA